The Flavobacteriales bacterium genomic sequence AGGGAGTATTCATCATGAGCAATTTCGTCACTGTGACGCGCTCTGGAGATGTAGAGTGGGATCTGGTCAAGAACGAGCTACGTGAGGTCATTCAGAGATACCTGATGGAGAATCAATGGGCCGTCTCTGATGACTATCAAGGACTTCGCCCAGAAGAGATGGGTGCACCACCGGCCCTGGCCGAACACAAGGTCGGTAATGAACTGGAGCAGAAGATCGCTGATATCTTGGATGAGTATGTAAAACCAGCCGTAGAACGAGATGGGGGAATCATCCAATTGGATTCTTTCCGCAATGGAACGGTCACGGTCAATCTGCGTGGGGCATGCAGCGGTTGCCCCTCTAGCACCGTCACTTTGAAGGACGGAATAGAGAACCTCTTGAAATCCATGCTACCCGAAGTGAATGAGGTTGTAGCTTTGACCTGATATGACTCTTTCAGAGAAATTAGAAATACCATTGTTCCCCTTGTCGGTCTTCTTGCTGCCAGGAGAACGCATGCAGTTGCACATCTTCGAGCCGCGCTATAAGCAGCTGTTCGCTGAGTTGGAAGAGGGTGATAATAGATTCGGCATACCCTATGCCACCGGTCGTGTGACCAGGAAATTTGGATCGCGTTGTCGTTTGCTGCGTGTCATCAAGCGTTATTCCAGCGGAGAACTCGATGTATTGGTAGAAAGCGAGGGCATCTTCAAATTGGATGATTTTCAGCAGATGAAAGAGGATAAACTCTATCCCTTTGGTAAAGTTTCCCTGCTTAGGGAACTCAATAGGGAAGAGGTGGATGAACATGTCATGCAGACCTACGATGCCATGTGT encodes the following:
- a CDS encoding NifU family protein, encoding MENKTLLPTYVYTEMTPNPNSLKFVADRTVIPEGRIAEFETPSDIGAASPLATSLFQFPFVKGVFIMSNFVTVTRSGDVEWDLVKNELREVIQRYLMENQWAVSDDYQGLRPEEMGAPPALAEHKVGNELEQKIADILDEYVKPAVERDGGIIQLDSFRNGTVTVNLRGACSGCPSSTVTLKDGIENLLKSMLPEVNEVVALT